From a single Solanum dulcamara chromosome 4, daSolDulc1.2, whole genome shotgun sequence genomic region:
- the LOC129884640 gene encoding putative high mobility group B protein 11 isoform X3 encodes MAAEENNTVTMEKKIHGGDKFSGAGSYACGFLPPIVAGDISTMQNLAGRSYYDGKDSFYEKLNKLNESSGLSLVFNLSQANLDLHLFYEEVIKRGGFNQVTKDAMWGEVACTLHVKSNITMFPTQLQKVYENLLLQFEQLYYYRSREKGTMQPPSQVSDAARLEPVKDRSEDSTGKRKFCDRSSPVITLHSNDRDGPVEKRKRKNDSSLVSTVGPETPEQKSQSSSTNKYLKKDPGAPIRGRSSYQMYVKLECERLKKVLGESSGSKKIRDMAINAWKTLSENDKEPYIEASKLDKERYIREMAAYEQHKNMETTKNPNLHRGLAPSMINFGAPSGIDHGLIVTSQADTRNNIVPDASFIESTVQISNNGKTSNPIFQMDWGYFA; translated from the exons ATGGCAGCAGAGGAGAACAATACCGTCACAATGGAGAAGAAAATCCACGGCGGCGACAAGTTTTCCGGTGCCGGAAGTTATGCATGCGGCTTCTTGCCGCCTATTGTCGCCGGCGATATCTCCACAATGCAGAATTTGGCCGGACGGAGTTACTATGATGGGAAGGATAGCTTCTATGAAAAGCTTAACAAGCTGAACGAGTCCTCTGGGCTTAGTCTAGT CTTTAACTTAAGTCAAGCAAACCTGGATTTGCATCTTTTCTATGAAGAAGTCATTAAAAGAGGTGGATTTAATCAG GTCACCAAAGATGCGATGTGGGGTGAAGTTGCATGTACATTGCATGTGAAAAGCAATATCACAATGTTTCCGACTCAACTTCAGAAGGTGTACGAGAATCTCCTCCTTCAATTTGAGCAACTGTATTACTATCGAAGTAGAGAAAAAGGAACCATGCAACCACCTAGTCAAGTTTCTGATGCTGCTAGGCTAGAACCAGTAAAAG ATAGGTCAGAGGACTCCACGGGGAAGAGAAAATTTTGTGATCGGTCATCTCCCGTGATAACTTTGCACTCTAATGATAGGGACGGTCCAGTAGAAAAAAGGAAGCGCAAGAATGATAGTAGTCTAGTTTCGACAG TAGGGCCAGAGACACCAGAGCAAAAATCTCAGAGTTCATCAACCAACAAGTATCTGAAGAAAGACCCCGGTGCTCCAATAAGAGGAAGGAGTTCATATCAGATGTACGTCAAGTTGGAATGTGAAAGACTAAAGAAAGTACTTGGGGAGAGTTCTGGTTCTAAGAAAATCAGAGATATGGCCATTAATGCCTGGAAGACTCTGTCTGAAAATGACAAAGAG CCTTATATTGAAGCAAGTAAGCTGGATAAGGAAAGATATATCCGAGAAATGGCTGCTTATGAACAGCATAAGAACATGGAAACGACAAAAAATCCAAACTTGCACAGGGGTTTGGCCCCGAGTATGATCAACTTTGGTGCACCTTCAGGAATTGATCATGGGTTAATTGTGACTTCGCAAGCTGATACTAGAAACAACATTGTCCCTGATGCATCCTTTATTGAGTCGACAGTACAAATATCGAATAATGGTAAGACAAGTAACCCCATATTTCAGATGGATTGGGGCTATTTTGCCTAG
- the LOC129884640 gene encoding putative high mobility group B protein 11 isoform X2, producing the protein MAAEENNTVTMEKKIHGGDKFSGAGSYACGFLPPIVAGDISTMQNLAGRSYYDGKDSFYEKLNKLNESSGLSLVFNLSQANLDLHLFYEEVIKRGGFNQVTKDAMWGEVACTLHVKSNITMFPTQLQKVYENLLLQFEQLYYYRSREKGTMQPPSQVSDAARLEPVKGSADRSEDSTGKRKFCDRSSPVITLHSNDRDGPVEKRKRKNDSSLVSTGPETPEQKSQSSSTNKYLKKDPGAPIRGRSSYQMYVKLECERLKKVLGESSGSKKIRDMAINAWKTLSENDKEPYIEASKLDKERYIREMAAYEQHKNMETTKNPNLHRGLAPSMINFGAPSGIDHGLIVTSQADTRNNIVPDASFIESTVQISNNGKTSNPIFQMDWGYFA; encoded by the exons ATGGCAGCAGAGGAGAACAATACCGTCACAATGGAGAAGAAAATCCACGGCGGCGACAAGTTTTCCGGTGCCGGAAGTTATGCATGCGGCTTCTTGCCGCCTATTGTCGCCGGCGATATCTCCACAATGCAGAATTTGGCCGGACGGAGTTACTATGATGGGAAGGATAGCTTCTATGAAAAGCTTAACAAGCTGAACGAGTCCTCTGGGCTTAGTCTAGT CTTTAACTTAAGTCAAGCAAACCTGGATTTGCATCTTTTCTATGAAGAAGTCATTAAAAGAGGTGGATTTAATCAG GTCACCAAAGATGCGATGTGGGGTGAAGTTGCATGTACATTGCATGTGAAAAGCAATATCACAATGTTTCCGACTCAACTTCAGAAGGTGTACGAGAATCTCCTCCTTCAATTTGAGCAACTGTATTACTATCGAAGTAGAGAAAAAGGAACCATGCAACCACCTAGTCAAGTTTCTGATGCTGCTAGGCTAGAACCAGTAAAAG GTTCTGCAGATAGGTCAGAGGACTCCACGGGGAAGAGAAAATTTTGTGATCGGTCATCTCCCGTGATAACTTTGCACTCTAATGATAGGGACGGTCCAGTAGAAAAAAGGAAGCGCAAGAATGATAGTAGTCTAGTTTCGACAG GGCCAGAGACACCAGAGCAAAAATCTCAGAGTTCATCAACCAACAAGTATCTGAAGAAAGACCCCGGTGCTCCAATAAGAGGAAGGAGTTCATATCAGATGTACGTCAAGTTGGAATGTGAAAGACTAAAGAAAGTACTTGGGGAGAGTTCTGGTTCTAAGAAAATCAGAGATATGGCCATTAATGCCTGGAAGACTCTGTCTGAAAATGACAAAGAG CCTTATATTGAAGCAAGTAAGCTGGATAAGGAAAGATATATCCGAGAAATGGCTGCTTATGAACAGCATAAGAACATGGAAACGACAAAAAATCCAAACTTGCACAGGGGTTTGGCCCCGAGTATGATCAACTTTGGTGCACCTTCAGGAATTGATCATGGGTTAATTGTGACTTCGCAAGCTGATACTAGAAACAACATTGTCCCTGATGCATCCTTTATTGAGTCGACAGTACAAATATCGAATAATGGTAAGACAAGTAACCCCATATTTCAGATGGATTGGGGCTATTTTGCCTAG
- the LOC129884640 gene encoding putative high mobility group B protein 11 isoform X1: MAAEENNTVTMEKKIHGGDKFSGAGSYACGFLPPIVAGDISTMQNLAGRSYYDGKDSFYEKLNKLNESSGLSLVFNLSQANLDLHLFYEEVIKRGGFNQVTKDAMWGEVACTLHVKSNITMFPTQLQKVYENLLLQFEQLYYYRSREKGTMQPPSQVSDAARLEPVKGSADRSEDSTGKRKFCDRSSPVITLHSNDRDGPVEKRKRKNDSSLVSTVGPETPEQKSQSSSTNKYLKKDPGAPIRGRSSYQMYVKLECERLKKVLGESSGSKKIRDMAINAWKTLSENDKEPYIEASKLDKERYIREMAAYEQHKNMETTKNPNLHRGLAPSMINFGAPSGIDHGLIVTSQADTRNNIVPDASFIESTVQISNNGKTSNPIFQMDWGYFA; this comes from the exons ATGGCAGCAGAGGAGAACAATACCGTCACAATGGAGAAGAAAATCCACGGCGGCGACAAGTTTTCCGGTGCCGGAAGTTATGCATGCGGCTTCTTGCCGCCTATTGTCGCCGGCGATATCTCCACAATGCAGAATTTGGCCGGACGGAGTTACTATGATGGGAAGGATAGCTTCTATGAAAAGCTTAACAAGCTGAACGAGTCCTCTGGGCTTAGTCTAGT CTTTAACTTAAGTCAAGCAAACCTGGATTTGCATCTTTTCTATGAAGAAGTCATTAAAAGAGGTGGATTTAATCAG GTCACCAAAGATGCGATGTGGGGTGAAGTTGCATGTACATTGCATGTGAAAAGCAATATCACAATGTTTCCGACTCAACTTCAGAAGGTGTACGAGAATCTCCTCCTTCAATTTGAGCAACTGTATTACTATCGAAGTAGAGAAAAAGGAACCATGCAACCACCTAGTCAAGTTTCTGATGCTGCTAGGCTAGAACCAGTAAAAG GTTCTGCAGATAGGTCAGAGGACTCCACGGGGAAGAGAAAATTTTGTGATCGGTCATCTCCCGTGATAACTTTGCACTCTAATGATAGGGACGGTCCAGTAGAAAAAAGGAAGCGCAAGAATGATAGTAGTCTAGTTTCGACAG TAGGGCCAGAGACACCAGAGCAAAAATCTCAGAGTTCATCAACCAACAAGTATCTGAAGAAAGACCCCGGTGCTCCAATAAGAGGAAGGAGTTCATATCAGATGTACGTCAAGTTGGAATGTGAAAGACTAAAGAAAGTACTTGGGGAGAGTTCTGGTTCTAAGAAAATCAGAGATATGGCCATTAATGCCTGGAAGACTCTGTCTGAAAATGACAAAGAG CCTTATATTGAAGCAAGTAAGCTGGATAAGGAAAGATATATCCGAGAAATGGCTGCTTATGAACAGCATAAGAACATGGAAACGACAAAAAATCCAAACTTGCACAGGGGTTTGGCCCCGAGTATGATCAACTTTGGTGCACCTTCAGGAATTGATCATGGGTTAATTGTGACTTCGCAAGCTGATACTAGAAACAACATTGTCCCTGATGCATCCTTTATTGAGTCGACAGTACAAATATCGAATAATGGTAAGACAAGTAACCCCATATTTCAGATGGATTGGGGCTATTTTGCCTAG
- the LOC129884640 gene encoding putative high mobility group B protein 11 isoform X4, which translates to MAAEENNTVTMEKKIHGGDKFSGAGSYACGFLPPIVAGDISTMQNLAGRSYYDGKDSFYEKLNKLNESSGLSLVFNLSQANLDLHLFYEEVIKRGGFNQVTKDAMWGEVACTLHVKSNITMFPTQLQKVYENLLLQFEQLYYYRSREKGTMQPPSQVSDAARLEPVKGSADRSEDSTGKRKFCDRSSPVITLHSNDRDGPVEKRKRKNDSSLVSTVGPETPEQKSQSSSTNKYLKKDPGAPIRGRSSYQMYVKLECERLKKVLGESSGSKKIRDMAINAWKTLSENDKEQVSWIRKDISEKWLLMNSIRTWKRQKIQTCTGVWPRV; encoded by the exons ATGGCAGCAGAGGAGAACAATACCGTCACAATGGAGAAGAAAATCCACGGCGGCGACAAGTTTTCCGGTGCCGGAAGTTATGCATGCGGCTTCTTGCCGCCTATTGTCGCCGGCGATATCTCCACAATGCAGAATTTGGCCGGACGGAGTTACTATGATGGGAAGGATAGCTTCTATGAAAAGCTTAACAAGCTGAACGAGTCCTCTGGGCTTAGTCTAGT CTTTAACTTAAGTCAAGCAAACCTGGATTTGCATCTTTTCTATGAAGAAGTCATTAAAAGAGGTGGATTTAATCAG GTCACCAAAGATGCGATGTGGGGTGAAGTTGCATGTACATTGCATGTGAAAAGCAATATCACAATGTTTCCGACTCAACTTCAGAAGGTGTACGAGAATCTCCTCCTTCAATTTGAGCAACTGTATTACTATCGAAGTAGAGAAAAAGGAACCATGCAACCACCTAGTCAAGTTTCTGATGCTGCTAGGCTAGAACCAGTAAAAG GTTCTGCAGATAGGTCAGAGGACTCCACGGGGAAGAGAAAATTTTGTGATCGGTCATCTCCCGTGATAACTTTGCACTCTAATGATAGGGACGGTCCAGTAGAAAAAAGGAAGCGCAAGAATGATAGTAGTCTAGTTTCGACAG TAGGGCCAGAGACACCAGAGCAAAAATCTCAGAGTTCATCAACCAACAAGTATCTGAAGAAAGACCCCGGTGCTCCAATAAGAGGAAGGAGTTCATATCAGATGTACGTCAAGTTGGAATGTGAAAGACTAAAGAAAGTACTTGGGGAGAGTTCTGGTTCTAAGAAAATCAGAGATATGGCCATTAATGCCTGGAAGACTCTGTCTGAAAATGACAAAGAG CAAGTAAGCTGGATAAGGAAAGATATATCCGAGAAATGGCTGCTTATGAACAGCATAAGAACATGGAAACGACAAAAAATCCAAACTTGCACAGGGGTTTGGCCCCGAGTATGA